One genomic segment of Chitinophaga sancti includes these proteins:
- a CDS encoding carboxypeptidase-like regulatory domain-containing protein, with protein MKLLYAFLALLLLDYERAYPQQHDLLTFHGIVTDSANNPIPGATIAVKNGNKGVVTKPDGTFSLSALPGSVVTVSIIGYQTREVTLSGSSRIQISMTSLASNLTDIVVVGYGVQRKASVTGAVSTLKSDDLVRTSSTPAPLLKAYHYLYRQV; from the coding sequence ATGAAATTGCTTTACGCTTTTTTAGCGTTGCTGCTGCTCGATTACGAACGGGCATACCCTCAGCAGCACGATCTGCTAACTTTTCACGGCATTGTCACCGATTCTGCCAATAACCCGATTCCCGGTGCCACCATCGCCGTCAAAAATGGTAACAAAGGCGTGGTGACCAAACCCGATGGCACCTTTTCACTATCCGCCCTTCCCGGAAGCGTGGTAACCGTCAGCATCATCGGTTACCAGACCCGCGAAGTCACCCTCTCCGGCAGCAGCCGTATCCAGATCTCCATGACCTCCCTGGCCAGTAACCTGACCGACATCGTCGTGGTAGGTTATGGTGTGCAGCGCAAAGCATCCGTTACAGGTGCCGTAAGCACCTTAAAATCGGACGATCTCGTACGTACATCATCTACCCCGGCACCACTTTTAAAGGCTTACCACTATCTATACAGGCAGGTGTAA
- a CDS encoding aldo/keto reductase, translating to MKTRQLGTSGLEVSELGFGCMGLSHGYGPATNEKDAIALIKKAYESGITFFDTAEAYGQGANEQLVGKGLHDVRDKVIIATKFGFKNGRNTDGLDSRPERIRQVAENSLRYLQTDYIDLFYQHRVDPNVPIEDVAGTVKDLIAEGKVKHFGMSEAGVQSIRRAHAVQPVAALQSEYSMFWREPENEIIPLLEELGIGFVPFSPLGKGFLTGKMNADTEFDKTDARNILPRFTKENREANQTIVDLVTKIAGEHNATPAQIALAWLLAQKPWIAPIPGTTKMTRLEENTGGVNIHLNDDDLANINKVLDSISLQGERYPTSMADLQGR from the coding sequence ATGAAAACACGACAATTAGGAACCTCAGGATTAGAAGTGTCCGAACTTGGTTTCGGCTGCATGGGATTAAGCCATGGTTATGGTCCGGCAACAAATGAAAAAGATGCCATTGCACTCATTAAAAAAGCTTATGAATCGGGCATTACTTTCTTTGATACCGCAGAAGCATATGGACAAGGCGCCAATGAACAATTGGTAGGTAAAGGATTGCACGATGTACGAGATAAAGTAATCATCGCTACCAAGTTTGGCTTTAAAAACGGCAGGAATACAGATGGTTTGGATAGTCGCCCGGAACGCATCAGGCAGGTGGCGGAAAACTCGCTCCGGTATCTGCAAACCGACTATATCGACTTGTTTTATCAACACCGCGTGGACCCGAATGTGCCTATTGAAGACGTTGCCGGAACCGTAAAGGATTTGATTGCCGAAGGCAAAGTAAAACACTTCGGTATGAGTGAAGCCGGCGTGCAAAGTATACGCAGAGCGCATGCCGTACAACCAGTGGCAGCCCTGCAAAGCGAGTACTCTATGTTCTGGCGCGAACCTGAAAATGAAATTATTCCATTGCTTGAAGAATTGGGCATTGGCTTCGTTCCGTTTAGCCCGTTGGGAAAAGGATTTTTAACCGGTAAGATGAATGCGGACACTGAATTTGACAAGACCGATGCCAGAAATATCCTTCCTCGTTTTACCAAAGAAAACCGGGAAGCGAATCAAACCATTGTTGACCTTGTAACAAAGATTGCGGGAGAACATAACGCAACGCCAGCACAGATTGCATTGGCATGGCTGCTGGCACAAAAGCCATGGATTGCGCCCATTCCGGGAACTACTAAAATGACCCGCTTAGAAGAAAATACAGGTGGTGTAAACATCCACTTAAACGATGATGATTTAGCTAATATCAATAAGGTCCTGGACAGCATCAGCCTTCAGGGAGAACGCTATCCCACAAGCATGGCAGACCTGCAGGGCAGGTAA
- a CDS encoding SusD/RagB family nutrient-binding outer membrane lipoprotein, with product MKRLFINIAFLTLLAGTFSSCKKQLEENYANPELTTTGSMGKLLSGMFLNKRIHPSYWDGYTFIMPYTAGYAQTAAIDPTAQMYIPSTTYTENRWVDFYDGATGTDYNYSGPGIMSNYREMQAAYNELSTSQQELQQVFLKCAEVIVYDQASQMIDLWGDIPFSQSNSLNSSKSLSYAAFDDAASLYDTMITNLKVLNTYFDTASIATATKTELAKQDLMFSGDLTKWQRYANSLRLRLLMRISNYDESTAKSEVTTMLADASTYPMISANDYNAVVWMSPSALKSDLYDVFSGYPYAPAYLLDTLMVANGDPRTDVFWDADGTNGFKGFPSTGTSTEYEAGGYATYDSATFFYNYNIPAVLMTAAEVSFLKAEADERWSLGTAQTDYETGITQSTAFYYSINSNMVLKSGSWTALTAPTTATISTYLLQSDIAYSGTTTEKLAKIYTQKWMNFFILQSGQAWAEYRRTGYPELSFATSTSSSGSTPPTRLLYPSSEQLYNSANYSAVSGNDTRDTKIFWDVN from the coding sequence ATGAAACGTCTATTCATAAATATTGCTTTCCTTACATTACTTGCGGGTACTTTCAGTTCCTGTAAGAAACAGTTGGAAGAGAATTACGCGAACCCGGAGTTGACCACCACCGGCTCCATGGGTAAATTGCTTTCGGGTATGTTCCTAAATAAAAGGATCCATCCTTCTTACTGGGACGGCTATACCTTTATTATGCCTTATACGGCCGGGTATGCACAGACTGCGGCTATTGATCCCACTGCCCAGATGTATATTCCATCTACGACATACACTGAAAACCGTTGGGTAGATTTTTACGATGGTGCTACCGGTACCGATTACAACTATTCCGGTCCCGGTATCATGAGCAATTATCGTGAAATGCAGGCTGCTTATAATGAATTGTCTACTTCACAACAGGAATTACAACAGGTATTCCTGAAGTGTGCAGAGGTGATCGTTTATGACCAGGCATCACAGATGATAGACCTTTGGGGAGATATACCTTTTTCACAGTCTAATTCCCTGAACTCAAGCAAGTCGCTCAGTTATGCAGCATTCGATGATGCCGCCAGCCTGTACGACACTATGATTACAAACCTGAAAGTGCTCAATACATACTTTGATACCGCTTCTATCGCTACTGCCACTAAAACAGAACTGGCAAAACAGGACCTCATGTTTTCCGGCGATCTGACCAAATGGCAGCGTTATGCAAATTCATTGCGTCTGCGTTTGCTGATGAGAATATCCAATTATGATGAGTCGACTGCAAAATCTGAAGTCACTACCATGCTGGCAGATGCAAGTACATATCCAATGATTTCTGCCAATGATTACAATGCGGTGGTCTGGATGAGCCCAAGTGCTTTAAAGAGTGATTTATATGATGTGTTCAGCGGTTACCCATACGCACCTGCTTACCTGCTGGATACGCTGATGGTCGCAAATGGTGATCCACGTACAGATGTGTTCTGGGATGCAGATGGTACCAATGGTTTCAAAGGATTCCCTTCCACTGGTACATCTACAGAATACGAAGCAGGTGGCTATGCTACATATGATTCTGCTACTTTCTTTTACAACTATAATATTCCGGCCGTGCTGATGACCGCTGCAGAAGTGAGCTTCCTGAAAGCGGAAGCAGATGAAAGATGGAGTCTCGGAACAGCGCAGACTGACTATGAAACTGGTATTACACAGTCTACCGCTTTCTATTATAGTATCAACAGCAATATGGTGCTGAAGAGTGGTAGCTGGACTGCCCTGACAGCACCTACAACTGCTACCATCAGTACTTACCTGCTGCAGAGCGATATCGCCTACAGCGGAACCACTACAGAAAAGCTGGCCAAGATCTACACGCAGAAATGGATGAACTTCTTCATTCTGCAATCGGGCCAGGCATGGGCAGAGTACAGAAGAACCGGTTATCCGGAGCTGAGCTTTGCTACATCCACTTCTTCCAGTGGTAGTACACCTCCAACCCGCCTACTTTATCCGTCTTCGGAACAACTGTATAACAGTGCTAACTATTCTGCGGTATCTGGTAACGATACCCGGGATACGAAGATCTTCTGGGATGTTAATTAG
- a CDS encoding SusC/RagA family TonB-linked outer membrane protein: protein MQRSFIVCTVLFLLCAFGAIAQEKKTVSGSVQDEKGNPLVGVSVQEKGTSNGASTGDGGKFSLKVAPGATLIFSYIGYLKQEVAASAASSVQMAPDQTGLNEVVVTAMGIKREARALGYAVSTVSSKELTKTGSTNFASALYGKAAGVKIVSAPGGAGSAVSVQVRGVSSYGMNTQPLYVVDGIPIRNFNTLTSQSWGTTNSRIDGNGALDINPEDIESLTILKGASASALYGSEATNGVVVITTKKGSKSRGLGVDINYTYNLENIANSPDYQNEYGPGYDAQTNVGNGIADYEGWVTDSDGSTHPYYRAYAQFGPKFDNSSVKYWDGSTRTYKANKNNYKEFYQQGYNSNLNIALSNANENGSYRMSYTRTDYKSIMPGSNLNKNNFNFNGTLKLNKKVSVDLVSTYNNNFTHNRAYAMSNIFGSYGGFFSRMDDMGTYYDKYKTSNGYKYVMYNNSNYDQDEKLTYNIRATNLLDYLYTNLRNSYDETQNRFINSITLNVSLLDNLKFRGRIGGDYTGWSAADKEHNTQPASVGYTGAYSLETRNNNVTYGDVLLTYNPKINKDFDLSATGGASGRKQTYTYQKTSTADGLVNENWFSLSNSASTVTASSARATQLDVAAFGMLNLSFRNYLYLEATGRYEGTSTLPSNVNSYFYPSVNAGFVFSDVVKMPSWMNYGKLRASYGLVGNHPAIYAANVAYNQYSLAYDGATILYQQPNASGFGNENIVSEQKREAEIGVETRFLDGKIGLDLSYYNNKVNKQILTASTAPSSGATSALVNAGSISNYGVEAAISATPIETKNFRWSTRFNFAINRNKLTELGSGLTSLTNDVEGGGYLILRSEIGDALGNIYVHPMTTDANGNKVVSDDGYYTVDANSYKYVGNIMPKVVGGFSNTISYKAFTLDFTLDYRFGGKLVSIPTYYQVGAGMFKSTLKYRDAAHGGISYVANDDATADYTASESGDRHDGLILNGVTSTGATNTKVITAAAYYENTFNWRTDGDYSAAVYNNSYIKVREVAFSYSMPKKVTQRLHVQQLQVSLIGRNLFYLYKSLPYGLDPEVAVGSSWVNQGVDNGTAGPTRSLGASLRARF from the coding sequence ATGCAAAGATCGTTTATTGTATGTACGGTCCTGTTTCTGCTATGCGCTTTCGGAGCCATTGCACAGGAAAAGAAAACAGTTTCGGGGTCTGTACAGGATGAAAAAGGCAACCCACTTGTGGGCGTAAGTGTGCAGGAAAAAGGTACCAGCAATGGTGCAAGTACCGGTGACGGAGGAAAGTTTTCATTGAAAGTCGCTCCTGGCGCTACATTGATCTTCTCGTACATTGGTTATCTGAAACAGGAAGTAGCAGCATCTGCCGCATCTTCTGTACAAATGGCACCCGATCAGACAGGCCTGAATGAAGTAGTGGTTACCGCTATGGGTATTAAAAGAGAAGCACGTGCACTCGGTTATGCTGTAAGCACCGTCAGTTCGAAAGAACTTACCAAGACAGGATCGACCAACTTTGCTTCTGCACTTTATGGTAAAGCAGCCGGTGTAAAGATCGTATCTGCTCCCGGTGGTGCTGGTAGTGCAGTATCCGTACAGGTAAGAGGTGTCTCTTCCTATGGGATGAATACACAACCTTTGTATGTAGTAGATGGTATCCCTATCCGTAACTTCAACACGCTGACTTCACAGTCATGGGGTACGACCAACAGTCGTATTGATGGAAACGGTGCACTTGACATCAACCCGGAAGATATCGAAAGTCTCACGATATTGAAAGGCGCCAGTGCATCTGCACTCTACGGTTCTGAAGCCACCAACGGTGTTGTGGTAATTACCACCAAAAAAGGTAGCAAAAGCAGGGGCCTTGGTGTAGATATCAATTACACCTATAACCTTGAGAACATTGCGAACAGTCCCGACTACCAGAACGAATATGGTCCGGGCTACGATGCACAGACCAACGTAGGGAATGGTATTGCTGACTATGAAGGCTGGGTGACCGATTCGGATGGTTCTACGCATCCTTACTATCGTGCTTACGCACAGTTTGGTCCTAAGTTCGACAACAGCTCAGTGAAGTACTGGGATGGTTCTACCCGTACCTATAAGGCCAATAAAAATAACTACAAAGAATTTTATCAGCAGGGTTATAACTCTAACCTGAATATAGCATTGTCAAATGCCAATGAGAATGGTAGTTATCGTATGTCTTATACCCGTACCGATTATAAAAGTATTATGCCAGGTAGCAACCTGAATAAAAACAACTTTAACTTTAACGGTACACTCAAGCTGAATAAAAAAGTGTCAGTGGATCTCGTATCTACTTACAACAATAATTTTACCCATAACCGCGCCTATGCGATGAGTAACATTTTCGGTTCATATGGCGGTTTCTTCAGCCGTATGGATGATATGGGTACATATTACGATAAGTACAAAACATCCAACGGGTATAAATATGTAATGTATAACAACAGTAACTATGATCAGGATGAGAAGTTAACTTACAACATACGTGCTACCAACCTGCTGGATTACCTGTATACCAATCTGCGTAACAGTTATGATGAAACACAAAACCGCTTCATCAACAGTATCACGCTGAATGTAAGTCTGCTTGACAACCTGAAATTCCGCGGCCGCATCGGTGGTGACTATACCGGCTGGAGCGCTGCTGATAAAGAACATAATACACAGCCGGCATCCGTGGGTTATACAGGGGCATATTCTTTGGAAACACGTAATAACAACGTGACATATGGTGACGTCCTGTTGACGTATAATCCTAAAATTAATAAAGACTTTGACCTCTCTGCCACAGGTGGTGCTTCCGGTAGAAAACAGACCTATACTTACCAGAAAACTTCAACGGCCGATGGTCTTGTAAATGAGAACTGGTTCAGCCTGAGCAACTCTGCCAGCACTGTTACTGCTTCTTCCGCAAGAGCCACGCAGTTGGATGTGGCTGCCTTTGGTATGCTTAACCTGAGCTTTAGGAATTACCTTTATTTGGAAGCGACCGGTCGCTATGAAGGTACTTCTACATTGCCATCCAATGTAAACTCTTATTTTTATCCATCCGTGAATGCAGGTTTTGTATTTTCTGATGTGGTTAAAATGCCTTCCTGGATGAACTATGGAAAGTTGAGGGCATCTTATGGACTGGTGGGTAACCATCCTGCTATTTATGCTGCGAATGTGGCTTATAACCAATACTCACTGGCATACGATGGTGCTACCATTCTTTATCAGCAGCCTAATGCTTCCGGGTTTGGTAATGAAAATATTGTATCTGAACAGAAACGTGAGGCGGAAATCGGTGTTGAAACCAGGTTCCTTGATGGTAAAATCGGCCTTGACCTGAGTTACTACAATAACAAGGTCAATAAACAAATACTTACAGCAAGTACGGCTCCTTCCAGCGGTGCTACATCAGCACTGGTAAATGCAGGTAGTATTTCCAACTACGGTGTGGAAGCAGCCATCAGTGCCACTCCAATAGAAACAAAGAATTTCCGCTGGAGTACCCGTTTCAACTTCGCAATCAACAGGAACAAGCTGACTGAATTGGGTAGTGGTCTTACCAGTCTTACCAATGATGTTGAAGGTGGTGGTTACCTGATCCTGCGCTCTGAAATAGGCGATGCGCTGGGTAATATTTATGTGCACCCCATGACGACGGATGCCAATGGTAACAAAGTGGTAAGTGATGATGGTTACTACACAGTAGATGCCAATTCTTACAAATACGTTGGTAACATTATGCCAAAGGTAGTGGGTGGTTTCTCAAACACTATCAGCTATAAAGCCTTTACATTAGACTTCACACTCGATTACCGCTTTGGTGGCAAGCTGGTATCTATCCCTACTTACTACCAGGTCGGCGCAGGTATGTTTAAGAGCACCCTGAAATACAGGGATGCAGCACATGGTGGTATCAGTTATGTTGCGAATGATGATGCAACTGCCGATTACACAGCCAGCGAAAGTGGTGACCGTCATGATGGTTTGATCCTGAATGGGGTAACCTCTACCGGTGCTACCAACACCAAGGTTATTACTGCGGCCGCGTATTACGAGAATACATTCAACTGGCGTACAGATGGTGATTATTCTGCTGCAGTATATAATAATAGTTATATCAAAGTTCGTGAAGTAGCATTTTCCTACAGCATGCCTAAAAAAGTCACACAGCGTCTGCATGTACAACAATTACAGGTGTCACTGATAGGTCGCAACCTGTTTTACCTGTACAAGTCGCTGCCTTATGGTTTAGATCCTGAAGTGGCAGTAGGTTCCAGCTGGGTGAACCAGGGGGTTGACAATGGTACTGCCGGTCCTACCCGTAGTCTCGGTGCCAGCCTGCGTGCGCGCTTCTAA
- a CDS encoding RagB/SusD family nutrient uptake outer membrane protein, which produces MVEGSDLGTTYTDGKLLTGTSGPHRSIQEVSNTGFYLKKLIDPNDKTSTRGVQSDVWWVWFRLGEVYLNATEAVFELGQTGIALNYINALGERAGFPANSVTVLTNERIRNERRVELAFEDHRLWDLKRWRIADKVWNGSTSGADAVIYALYPYRVIRPGNTHDGKYVFVKMVAPRFRAPRFFQLGTYYTAHGDCFHTTNQQ; this is translated from the coding sequence ATCGTAGAAGGCAGCGACCTTGGCACCACTTACACAGATGGTAAATTGCTGACAGGTACCTCCGGTCCTCACCGCTCTATACAGGAAGTTTCCAACACAGGGTTCTACCTGAAAAAGTTGATTGATCCGAATGATAAAACCAGTACCCGTGGTGTACAAAGTGATGTATGGTGGGTATGGTTCAGGCTCGGGGAAGTCTATCTCAATGCAACAGAAGCCGTCTTTGAATTAGGTCAGACCGGCATAGCGTTGAATTATATCAATGCCCTGGGCGAACGTGCCGGTTTCCCTGCGAACAGTGTGACCGTGTTAACGAATGAACGCATCCGCAATGAACGTCGGGTCGAACTGGCTTTTGAAGACCACCGGTTATGGGATCTGAAACGCTGGCGTATTGCAGACAAGGTATGGAATGGCAGCACGTCCGGTGCCGATGCCGTGATCTATGCATTGTATCCTTACAGGGTGATCCGCCCCGGAAATACGCATGATGGCAAGTATGTGTTTGTAAAAATGGTAGCGCCCCGTTTCCGCGCACCCCGCTTCTTCCAGCTGGGTACTTACTACACAGCTCACGGCGACTGTTTCCATACAACAAATCAACAATAA
- a CDS encoding SRPBCC family protein — protein sequence MIKNALRVVGVILVPVCVAIISHFIFSSGTMEGLWGLMTVGFLFGVPMGMGALTVFVSRKEDVLTRTYSVLMPWLTVTVFMIITLLFKTEGWGCWVMAMPLFLALSSIGGLIARHYKLKDKNKLQVSLVMVLLPFVIAPVEHLIGAIPGRYKADTHIDIHAPAEKIWENVTRVREIPASQDKGWLTKALDFPRPVKAELDYTGVGGVREAIFTGGLVFHETVTEYVAQQKMVFTIKANPYEIPSTTMDEHIVIGGEFFDVLNGTYELEQLGKDYYRVHLYSHFKLNTTFNFYASVWAGWIMKDIQGNILQVLKTRCEN from the coding sequence ATGATAAAAAATGCATTGCGGGTGGTAGGGGTTATACTTGTACCAGTTTGTGTAGCGATAATATCTCATTTTATTTTCAGTTCCGGAACTATGGAAGGGTTATGGGGATTGATGACAGTAGGGTTCCTCTTTGGGGTACCGATGGGCATGGGGGCTTTGACGGTTTTTGTTTCCAGAAAAGAAGATGTATTGACTAGAACTTATAGTGTATTGATGCCGTGGTTGACAGTGACTGTTTTTATGATAATCACGTTGCTGTTTAAAACAGAAGGTTGGGGATGCTGGGTCATGGCGATGCCATTATTTCTGGCTTTGAGTTCTATTGGGGGCTTGATAGCGAGGCATTATAAACTGAAAGATAAAAACAAATTGCAGGTGTCGCTGGTAATGGTGCTATTGCCGTTTGTGATAGCGCCGGTGGAGCATCTGATCGGAGCTATCCCGGGCAGGTATAAAGCGGATACACATATTGATATTCATGCACCGGCAGAAAAGATCTGGGAGAATGTAACGAGGGTCAGGGAGATCCCTGCTTCGCAGGATAAGGGGTGGCTGACAAAGGCGCTGGATTTTCCAAGGCCTGTAAAAGCAGAGCTGGATTATACAGGTGTAGGCGGCGTGCGTGAAGCTATATTTACAGGAGGATTAGTGTTTCATGAAACAGTAACGGAGTATGTAGCGCAGCAGAAAATGGTATTTACGATAAAAGCGAATCCTTATGAGATTCCTTCCACTACGATGGATGAACATATTGTGATAGGCGGGGAATTTTTTGATGTACTGAATGGAACGTATGAGTTAGAGCAGTTAGGTAAGGATTATTACAGGGTGCATTTGTATAGTCATTTCAAGTTGAATACGACGTTTAATTTTTATGCGAGTGTATGGGCAGGGTGGATAATGAAGGATATACAGGGGAATATATTGCAGGTGCTGAAGACAAGATGCGAGAATTAA
- a CDS encoding DUF3823 domain-containing protein: MNLYIGNTNIVDQVNNIKSTAVTPDISGPVTIQLTLPADVAYFVRVGVKTAGVAEQVYSEVKKVE; encoded by the coding sequence GTGAATCTTTATATTGGAAATACCAATATTGTAGACCAGGTGAACAACATCAAAAGTACAGCTGTCACGCCTGATATATCAGGGCCGGTTACGATACAACTGACCTTGCCTGCGGATGTGGCGTATTTTGTAAGGGTAGGGGTGAAGACGGCAGGTGTAGCTGAACAGGTGTATTCTGAAGTAAAAAAAGTAGAATAA